CGACGGACTCTGGGACCAGGCGATGACCCACTGGACGAGTCCGCTCATCGGCCATTCACCTCCCAGCCGTGTTTTCCCACGAGCCGGACAAAAACGCAGCCGCCCAGCTTCCTCTTCCTGATAGAACCGTCCCGGTACCGGGTCAACTGGATAAGTTCCTGGCTGAGGCTGCTGCCCACCGGCACGACCAGGATCCCGTCCTCAACGAGCTGTTCCACGAGGGGTTCCGGGATGGACGGCGCGCCGGCGGTCACTATGATGCGATCGAAAGGGGCGTACTCCGGCCAGCCCAGGGTGCCGTCCGAGAGGCGAACGAGAACGTTTTTATAGCCCAGGGAGTCAAGGGTCTTCCGGGCCTGCCCCGTCAGGGATGGGATTCTCTCAACCGAATAGACCTTGCAGGCAAGCTCCGCCAGAACAGCAGTCTGGTATCCCGACCCCGTCCCGACCTCGAGGACAGACTCCTCCCCGGTGAGGTTCAGAGCCTCCGTCATAAGGGCCACCATGTAAGGCTGGGATATGGTCTGGCCCTCGCCTATGGGAAGCGGGTAGTCTTCATAAGCGCTTCCCCGTTGGGTCTCCTGCACAAAGAGGTGCCGCGGGACCTTTCTCATGGCTTCCAGCACCCGTGGGTCCTTTATCCCCCTGGGCACGAGTTGGCTTTCGACCATCTTTTTCCTGGCCCAGTCGAGTCGTTCGGCCTTTCGGTTCAAGTATTATCCTCTCCGTCCCGGCCCCCGTCCCAGGAGCGTATGGCGCCGAGCGCATTATAGTCGGTCATGTCCGAGTGTAGGGGGGTTACGCTGATATATCCCCGGCCGACGGCGCCCACATCGGTTTCGGCGTCGTCCTCCACGGGGAGTTGGTCTCCCCCTATCCAGAAGTAGGGCCGTTCCCTCGGGTCTTTCTTCTCGACAACGCTATCGAGGAACTGACGGCGGCCCTGCCGGGTAACGGTGAACCTCTCCAGGTCCTGCCGGGGATTATCGGGAACATTGATGTTCAGTATAGTGCCTTCGGGAAGGCCGTTGCGTTCGACCCAGCGGCCGATCTTCAAGGCAAAGAGTCCCGCCGGTTCATAATCCAGGTTCCCGGCCTCAACGAGAGACATGGCGAAGGAGGGTATCCCCATGAGGTTTCCCTCTATGGCCGCCCAGACCGTCCCCGAATAGGTGATGTTGTGGCCAAGATTACCCCCTCTGTTGATGCCTGATACGATCAGGTCGGGCTTTTGGCCCTTGAGGATTACGTGGACGCCCATATGGATACAGTCCGTGGGGGTGCCGTCCACGGAATAGCAATCCTCCCCTACCCTTTCAATCCTCAGCGGATGGTGCAGGGTC
This is a stretch of genomic DNA from Deltaproteobacteria bacterium. It encodes these proteins:
- the surE gene encoding 5'/3'-nucleotidase SurE translates to MLILVTNDDGVNAPGIQALARAMMGLGRVVVAAPDRERSAVSHSLTLHHPLRIERVGEDCYSVDGTPTDCIHMGVHVILKGQKPDLIVSGINRGGNLGHNITYSGTVWAAIEGNLMGIPSFAMSLVEAGNLDYEPAGLFALKIGRWVERNGLPEGTILNINVPDNPRQDLERFTVTRQGRRQFLDSVVEKKDPRERPYFWIGGDQLPVEDDAETDVGAVGRGYISVTPLHSDMTDYNALGAIRSWDGGRDGEDNT
- a CDS encoding protein-L-isoaspartate(D-aspartate) O-methyltransferase; the encoded protein is MVESQLVPRGIKDPRVLEAMRKVPRHLFVQETQRGSAYEDYPLPIGEGQTISQPYMVALMTEALNLTGEESVLEVGTGSGYQTAVLAELACKVYSVERIPSLTGQARKTLDSLGYKNVLVRLSDGTLGWPEYAPFDRIIVTAGAPSIPEPLVEQLVEDGILVVPVGSSLSQELIQLTRYRDGSIRKRKLGGCVFVRLVGKHGWEVNGR